The genome window CGTGGTCAACTGCCTGATCACCGTGGCCGACATCTACAACCACCTGGGCGACCTGCGCACCGCCTACGAGCATCACGCCGAGGCCGTGCGCATCGCCGACGAAATCACCTACCTCCACGGCAGCGCCCTGGGGCGTTCGGCCCTCAGCGAGGTCGGTAACAAATTGCACCGGGGGCGCGTCAACCTCATCACGGCGCGGCGCTCCCTGGAGTTGTTCCAGGAGATCGGCGATGTCTACTGGCAGAACAACGCCCGCAGCGAGCTGGGCATCGCGCTGACCGACGAGGGCCAATACGACGAGGGTCGCAGAATGCTCGATTCGGCGTTGAGCAGCTATCACGAAGAACGCGTCTCTCCGCTGATCGCCTACGTCGAGAGGTATCTGGGTCGACTCGAACTCTTCAACGACGATCCCCACGCCGCCCTCGCCCACTTCACCCGCAGCCTCGAGCATTACTCGCTGAAAGAGTACTGGAGGCCCAGGCTGCAGGTGGAACTCTACCAGGTCTGGGCCCGTCTCGCCGCCGGAGACAACCGGCGAACGCTCGCCGAGCTGGAGAGTATCGCCGCCGATTTCCACCGCTGCCTGAGCGGCGAAACCGATGAAAGCGGCGGCGTCATCGGGATCGGCCTGCACACCCTGCGGGGGCTGTCGCTGCGCTCGAGCGGCGCGGACCCGGCTGCAGAGCTTGACGAGGCCCGCCGCCTGCAGATCGCCGAGGAGAACGGTGAAGTCGACGATTGCGGCCTGCTGCTGGGGCTGGAGTTGTCGAGGGTCCTGCCCATGGACCCCGCCGCCCGGCTGATCGCCCGGCTGGCCGACGACGAGCGCACTCCGCGCTATTTCGCCCTCCAAGCCGCCGAGCTGCGCCGGGAACGCGGCATGCCCGTCGTCAAGCTCGAAGCCCCCGAGGACTACAACCGGGGCTACCAGGCGCTGCTGGCGGAGCTCGCCCGGCCCTGAGCCGTCCCGCGGCCCGCCCCGCCCATCCCCGCTCCCCCGGGGAGCGGTTCGGGGCGGGTAACACACGCCTTACGGCCGTCTACCCAGGCCCCGGCGCGGTTATTGCGCAACGCCCCCCGCTGCGGGGGGCGTTGCCGCGCAAGAACCGTGACGGGGCCGGCGGGCGGCCCGGGGTGGAGCGGGCGGGTTTGCCCCGGGGTGGGCGGGGTAGTACAATCGGCATCATGCTGGAGTTGCGCGACGTCAGTCTGGAACGGGCCTGCGGCCTGGGCGGACCCTTCATCCGCCGGAAGCGCTTCACCGTCGCGGCGGGGCTGAATTGGCGCCTGCCGGAGCGGGGTTTGGCGCTGATTCGGGGTCCGGCGGGCTGCGGCAAGACCAGCCTGTTGCTGCTGCTGGCGGGCGCGCTCAAACCGGCCGCCGGTGAGTTGTTTATCGACGGTCGGCCGACGCGGCGCCGGGGTGGGCGTCGCCGCCGTCGGCTGTTCGCCGGAAACCTCTATCTGGGGCCGGAACCCGCGGCCTGGCAGTTGGAGGAGCGGGTGGGGGAGCTGTCCGACGAAGCCCGGGCTTGGGCCGCGGAGCTGACGGGGCTTTATCACGACGATGCAACGCGGCTGGGTGAGCTGTGCCGCTGGGGGCGGCTGGCTCTGGCCCTGGGGGCGCGGCTGGCTCTGCGGCCCCGGGCGCTGCTGCTGGATGATCCCGCTGCCGGATTGGACCCGGGCCGGATCGACGATTTGGTGGGGGCGATAAAAAAAGCGGCCGCCGATCGTTTGGTGGTCGCGGCTGCGGCGGAACCGGGCTCGCTAGGTGCGGCCGCCGGGTTGACTTTGGTACTCGCTCAGTCGTCGCCGGGGCACTCCTCGAGCCGGGCGGCGAACTCGTAGACAGCGTTGAGTTGACTCTCGGTCTGGATCGAGCCCGGGCGCAGGCGACGGACGTAATCGACGGCCTCCTCGGCATCCCAGCCCCGGCTGATCAGATAGGCGGCGATGACGGTGCCGGTCCGTCCCAGACCCATGTAGCAGTGGACGAGGATCGCCTCGCCGGCCCGGCGGGCCTCCTCGATGACCGCCACGGCGCGACGCAGCTCGGCGATGCTCGGGGCGGTGAAGTCGACGATCGGCAGGTGTTCGATGCGGCTGAAGGGTAGTTTGCCCAGCCCGACGCCCAGGGGTACCTCGGTCAGGGTCAGCAGGCGGCGGATACCGAGCTGCCTCAGGGCCTCCAGCTCGCGCCGCAGCCCCGTATAGGTGCCCGGCTTGCCCATGGCGGCCAGTTCACCCTCAATGTACCAGGTCAGATCGGGCAGGTCGGAGTGGGTGTTGGAGTCGCTCAAGGTTTTCACCTTTCGGCATTACCGTATCGTATTGCCATCGAATTGCCGCTGAGTCGCGAACTGCTTCTTATCCATGACTGCAACGAAAGTCTGCAACGAGATTAACTCATTCTGACAAGAAATGTCAAAAACCCCCGAAAATAACGGGGATTTACGACGCGCTGCCGCTGTGGAGCCTACTTGTCCTCGAGGTCGCTGATGGCGTTGTCTTCGTCGACGTAGACGACGCGCAGGTTGTAATCCTCTAGCTCATCGTCGTCGAGGAGGCGGTAGGCCAGGATGATTACCTGATCGCCGACCTGGGCCAGGCGGGCCGCCGCCCCGCGGATACTGACCGTGCCCGAGCCGCGCTCCGCGTCGATCAGATAGGTCTCGAAGCGGTCGCCGGAATCGATGTTGAAGACGTGCAGCAGCTCACCGGGCAGGAAGCCGGCC of Candidatus Coatesbacteria bacterium contains these proteins:
- a CDS encoding ATP-binding cassette domain-containing protein — translated: MPRKNRDGAGGRPGVERAGLPRGGRGSTIGIMLELRDVSLERACGLGGPFIRRKRFTVAAGLNWRLPERGLALIRGPAGCGKTSLLLLLAGALKPAAGELFIDGRPTRRRGGRRRRRLFAGNLYLGPEPAAWQLEERVGELSDEARAWAAELTGLYHDDATRLGELCRWGRLALALGARLALRPRALLLDDPAAGLDPGRIDDLVGAIKKAAADRLVVAAAAEPGSLGAAAGLTLVLAQSSPGHSSSRAANS
- a CDS encoding aspartate 1-decarboxylase produces the protein MALRRMVTGKIHRANVSETELDYEGSIALDPDLYEAAGFLPGELLHVFNIDSGDRFETYLIDAERGSGTVSIRGAAARLAQVGDQVIILAYRLLDDDELEDYNLRVVYVDEDNAISDLEDK